In Beijerinckia indica subsp. indica ATCC 9039, the genomic window TTTTTCAGCTCAGGTTCCGCAGATGCTGGGTGTAACCTGGCATACCTATGCGATGATTGCCATTGGATTGGGCATTATCTACCTCGTACCACGACTGACCACGGTGATTCCGTCGCCGCTGATTTGCATTTTAGTGCTGACTGCCATCAGCATGATGGTGCCCATGCCCCTTCATACAGTCGCCGACCTTGGCCGACTGCCGGACTCGTTGCCGTCGCTTGTCATCCCGCATGTTCCCCTTAATCTTGGTACGCTCGCCATTGTGGCACCTTACGCGCTTGCCATGGCCATCGTTGGCTTGCTTGAATCCATGATGACGGCCAGCGTCGTGGACGACCTGACCGAGACAACAAGTTCGAAGGCGCAGGAATGCACTGGACTTGGCATTGCTAACGTGGCTGCGGGACTGTTTGGGGGGATCGCCGGTTGCGGCATGATCGGCCAGACAGTCGGGAATATTCGCTATGGCGGACGGGGCAGGCTTTCAACTCTGGTGGCCGGACTCTTCCTGCTTGTTCTCATGGTGCTGCTGCGCCCTTGGGTTGCGCGTGTGCCTGTGGCAGCGCTTGTTGCCATCATGATTATGGTTTCTATCAGCACCTTCTCGTGGTCATCGCTGCGTGATCTGTTGCACCATCCCAAGGTTTCCAGCTTTGTCATGTTAGCAACGGTTGTCGTCACCGTCGCGACGCGTGATCTTGCCGCCGGCGTCGCCGTGGGAGTGCTGTTAAGTGGTGTCTTCTTCGCTTTTAAAGTCATGCAGCTGATGGACGTACAATGCGATTACAACGCCGAGGCAGATACACGTGTCTATCGCGTTTCCGGTCAAATCTTTTTCGCCAGCGCGGATATGTTTGCTGATTGCTTTGACTTGCGTGACACAGCCCGCCGAGTCAGCATTGATCTCAGCGATGCTCATCTGTGGGATATAACAGCCGTGGGTGCCCTTGAGGGCGTGGTGACCAAGATGCGCCACCATGGCATCCACGTGGAATTGATTGGATTGAATGCCGCCAGCGCCAACTTGCTGGACCGCCATGCTTCGCTGATCCAGGACGAAACGTGAAACAATTTCTGATTAATCAAAAATCCTGATCGTTTGTCCGCTTGCAATGGATGAAGGAACAGGCTGAATGGGCCGGTATCAAAATTCCAAGGGAGGAGATGAATCGATGTATGACATGGCCAATCTGAAAAAGCTCGAATTGCTGGCCAAGGACGCGCCTGCCGCCATGGAGGCTTTCAAGGCTTTCGACAAGGCGGCGATGGCGGACGGCGCTATACCTGTCAAATATAAGGAATTGATCGCATTGGCCGTCGCGCTGACGACGCAATGCCCTTATTGCCTGGAAGTGCATAAGAGGGGAGCTGAAAGAGCCGGTGCCACGCAGCAAGAAATCGCGGAGACGGTGTTTGTCGCCATGGCCCTGCGGGCGGGTGGGGCGCTGACCCATGGCACTCATATCGTGCACGAATAGATTATCGCGCCTGAAGCAGCCTGACGAGTAGCTTGGACGTATAGTCCACCATGGGCACGATGCGGGCGTAATTCAACCGTGTCGGCCCAATGACGCCGATAACGCCGACGATGCGTTGCTGCCCATCATGAAAGGGGGCGGCGATGGTCGAGGAGCCAGAGAGCGAAAATAATTTGTTCTCGGAGCCGATGAAGATCCGCACACCTTCTCCGCCCTCGGCGCGGCTCAAGAGATCGATGACATCTTTTTTCGTTTCAAGATCGGCAAAGAGGAGGCGGATGCGTTCGAGATCTTCAAGCGCCGTCAAATCCTCCAAAAGATTGGCATGGCCGCGCACGATCAACTGCGGTTCGTGTCCCGAACATTCGGCCCAGCTCGCAAGGCCGGCATCGACGAGTTTTGTTGTCAACTCGCCGAGCTCTGTTTCGGCCGCGCGTCGCGAGGCTTCGATCTCGACACCGACTTCATGCAACGTCCGGCCGCGAATCCTCTCGTTGAGATAATTGCTTGCCTCGATCAGTGCGGAGGGTGGCAGATTGGCCGGAATCTGAACAATGCGATTTTCGACCGAGCCTTCCTCCGCGACGAGGACGGCAAGGGCGCGCTCAGGCTCTAGGCGCACGAATTCGATATGTTTCAGCCGGGCATTTTCCTTACTCGTCACCACGAGCCCGGCGCCCCGTGTCAGGCCCGACAGCATCATCATGGCATCGCCAAGTAGGTCTTCGAGCGTCCGTTCGGGAGAAGTGATCCTGACTTGTGATTCGATATGGGCGCGCTCAGCCTCGCCGATATCGCCAATTTCGAGCAGTGCATCGACAAAGAAGCGCAGGCCTAGCTCCGTCGGCAGGCGGCCGGCGCTGGTATGGGGCGCATAGATCAGGCCCAGCATTTCCAGATCCTGCATCACATTGCGCACGGAAGCTGGCGAGAGCGGAACAGGAAGCAATTTGGAAAGATGGCGCGACCCGACCGGCTCGCCCGTGGTGAGATAGGATTCGACGATATGACGAAAAATCTCTCG contains:
- a CDS encoding SulP family inorganic anion transporter, with amino-acid sequence MNKNYLSRYRSEWFSGMTGVRRDVLAGMVGTFALIPEVIAFSFVAGVAPEVGLFASFVIGVVIAFTGGRPAMISGAAGSVALVAAALVHDHGLQYLLAATLLVGVFQIVFGLLRLDVLMRFVSRSVRTGFVNALAILIFSAQVPQMLGVTWHTYAMIAIGLGIIYLVPRLTTVIPSPLICILVLTAISMMVPMPLHTVADLGRLPDSLPSLVIPHVPLNLGTLAIVAPYALAMAIVGLLESMMTASVVDDLTETTSSKAQECTGLGIANVAAGLFGGIAGCGMIGQTVGNIRYGGRGRLSTLVAGLFLLVLMVLLRPWVARVPVAALVAIMIMVSISTFSWSSLRDLLHHPKVSSFVMLATVVVTVATRDLAAGVAVGVLLSGVFFAFKVMQLMDVQCDYNAEADTRVYRVSGQIFFASADMFADCFDLRDTARRVSIDLSDAHLWDITAVGALEGVVTKMRHHGIHVELIGLNAASANLLDRHASLIQDET
- a CDS encoding carboxymuconolactone decarboxylase family protein: MYDMANLKKLELLAKDAPAAMEAFKAFDKAAMADGAIPVKYKELIALAVALTTQCPYCLEVHKRGAERAGATQQEIAETVFVAMALRAGGALTHGTHIVHE
- the hrcA gene encoding heat-inducible transcriptional repressor HrcA; the encoded protein is MAISFDPPRFPLASNTTALGMLNERSREIFRHIVESYLTTGEPVGSRHLSKLLPVPLSPASVRNVMQDLEMLGLIYAPHTSAGRLPTELGLRFFVDALLEIGDIGEAERAHIESQVRITSPERTLEDLLGDAMMMLSGLTRGAGLVVTSKENARLKHIEFVRLEPERALAVLVAEEGSVENRIVQIPANLPPSALIEASNYLNERIRGRTLHEVGVEIEASRRAAETELGELTTKLVDAGLASWAECSGHEPQLIVRGHANLLEDLTALEDLERIRLLFADLETKKDVIDLLSRAEGGEGVRIFIGSENKLFSLSGSSTIAAPFHDGQQRIVGVIGVIGPTRLNYARIVPMVDYTSKLLVRLLQAR